One genomic window of Carassius auratus strain Wakin chromosome 14, ASM336829v1, whole genome shotgun sequence includes the following:
- the LOC113114169 gene encoding neuronal PAS domain-containing protein 4A produces MYRSTKGASKARRDQINAEIRNLKDLLPISDADKSRLSYLHIMSLACIYTRKSVFFSHDTAADSGAEETPGFLTFHELNELVQMMPGFLLLLTGEGKLLYLSDSVSEQLGHSMVDLVAQGDSVYDIIDSADHFIMRSNLVPPTSPETDRLFRCRFNTSKSVRRQSAGNKLVLIRARCLSQTPSESSPGSYWTSNPVWVCFCTPLEPHTSRSGTAPDREPPSSPALESSFFLPCFRSQHSRDMRLQEAQDSVNVYLGVNVETLRSQSWYSFLHPQDLSHASAQHCSLLREGGEGRAEMVVRVETADHSWVWLYMVLQLETGETPIVSNNYIISETEAWSVRQQLSSEQTQLSLVLGSSTSQQESLSLQSPETLSSPDQVFTPGSSGLSGQSFDFSTAACSAGSTEEQGGSSSMEPAQLESGPRSSLSSLEEESFFQHEPSIPVASPASASSPIPVTVATVSDLDFLTQNILLPPAFQIDPPLPALPLPLPPVPTSQAQQTKEFVCTPPYTPQLGGSNFPFGEPHFSFDPTGATSPPPLAPTATVTTTMAPSLSPSAPTNPQSSPPPPTTTLSTILPLTITSPTTEILFPVEPCSGSLYEKLPPTPDSPGDGDCTVMTLPEVRGPLYVDVPHGPLPYPPEGLLTPEASPGKQPSLPFFSSLREREKERTEISLLAQHISTLVDGFYLDPLLTKLVPSTISERSQSPSLDSAGPDSIPLLGEFYPLKSWKGLDLPIFPDDDSLFEESVLETLLQDLTSSPPLSPTSSSSFHSSPPSSPSTPECWCPPLHFDGVSALSTSHFCSVQLAQCNNEAGRGAMMSSVNTGNMADGKAAGEVTMETEAASSPLFTGIPTSPPLQLTASPTSPVLLPVSSPVSPASPGLPCAQSLLEELAALEPMFGAGASIAPGLGQQPELYQLQSHAPQQCFRKDGSGSDPPF; encoded by the exons ATGTATCGGTCCACCAAAGGAGCGTCGAAAGCTCGAAGAGACCAGATAAACGCAGAGATTAGAAACCTGAAGGACTTGTTGCCTATCTCCGATGCGGACAAGTCTCGTCTCTCCTATCTTCATATCATGTCGCTGGCTTGCATATACACGAGAAAGTCTGTCTTCTTCAGTCACg ATACAGCTGCAGATAGCGGTGCTGAGGAAACTCCAGGATTCCTCACATTTCATGAACTGAATGAGTTGGTACAAATGATGCCAGGCTTTCTTCTGCTATTGACTGGAGAAGGGAAGCTACTGTACCTGTCAGACAGCGTCTCAGAGCAACTCGGACACTCAATG GTAGATTTGGTCGCTCAAGGGGACAGTGTATACGACATAATAGACAGTGCAGACCACTTTATTATGAGGAGTAATTTGGTGCCTCCAACTTCACCTGAAACAG ATCGTCTGTTCCGCTGCAGATTCAACACCTCCAAATCAGTGCGTAGGCAGAGTGCAGGCAATAAGCTTGTTTTAATCCGTGCCCGCTGCCTGTCACAAACTCCCAGCGAGTCTTCCCCAGGATCCTACTGGACTTCCAACCCAGTGTGGGTATGTTTCTGTACTCCTCTGGAGCCTCACACGTCCCGAAGTGGAACTGCCCCAGACAGAGAACCACCTTCATCTCCTGCACTAGAGAGCAGCTTCTTCCTGCCATGTTTCCGTTCTCAGCACAGCCGTGACATGAGACTTCAGGAAGCACAAGATAG CGTGAATGTTTATTTGGGTGTAAATGTGGAGACTCTGCGTTCCCAATCTTGGTACAGCTTCCTGCATCCTCAGGATCTTTCACATGCCTCAGCTCAGCACTGCAGTCTAT TGAGAGAGGGAGGAGAGGGCAGGGCTGAAATGGTGGTTCGTGTAGAGACTGCGGATCACTCATGGGTCTGGCTTTACATGGTCTTGCAGCTGGAAACTGGGGAAACCCCTATTGTCAGTAACAATTACATTATCAG TGAGACAGAGGCTTGGTCAGTCAGACAGCAGCTGAGCTCTGAACAAACCCAGCTCTCCTTGGTGCTGGGCTCAAGCACTTCCCAACAAGAAAGCCTAAGCTTACAGAGTCCAGAAACACTCTCAAGCCCTGACCAAGTGTTTACACCAGGAAGCAGTGGCCTCTCCGGTCAGTCATTTGACTTTAGCACAGCCGCATGCAGTGCAGGATCTACTGAGGAGCAAGGTGGCAGCTCCTCAATGGAGCCTGCACAACTGGAGAGTGGCCCACGTTCCAGTCTCTCCTCTTTGGAAGAGGAGAGCTTCTTCCAACATGAGCCCAGCATACCTGTGGCCAGTCCTGCCTCTGCATCATCTCCAATTCCAGTTACGGTTGCAACAGTGTCTGACTTGGACTTCCTCACTCAGAATATTCTGCTGCCACCAGCATTCCAGATAGATCCTCCTCTACCAGCATTGCCCCTTCCTCTTCCCCCTGTGCCTACCTCCCAGGCCCAACAGACCAAGGAGTTTGTGTGCACACCCCCATACACACCTCAACTAGGTGGAAGCAATTTCCCCTTCGGGGAACCTCATTTTAGCTTTGATCCTACTGGGGCTacctcaccacctcctcttgctCCAACTGCAACAGTAACAACGACGATGGCTCCATCTCTTTCTCCATCTGCGCCAACGAACCCACAAAGCAGCCCACCTCCTCCTACGACAACACTCTCAACTATTTTGCCTCTCACAATAACATCTCCAACCACAGAGATCCTGTTCCCAGTGGAGCCTTGCAGTGGGTCGCTCTATGAGAAACTCCCTCCTACTCCTGACAGTCCAGGAGATGGTGACTGCACAGTTATGACTTTACCAGAAGTCCGTGGTCCGCTGTATGTTGACGTCCCCCATGGGCCACTACCTTACCCACCAGAAGGTCTTCTCACACCTGAAGCCTCACCTGGAAAACAGCCTAGTTTACCCTTCTTCTCCTCACTacgtgagagagaaaaagagagaacggAGATTTCACTTTTAGCCCAACACATCAGCACACTAGTAGATGGCTTCTACCTAGATCCACTCCTGACCAAGCTGGTTCCTTCCACCATTTCTGAACGCTCCCAGTCTCCATCTCTTGATTCTGCGGGACCTGATTCAATCCCACTGTTGGGTGAATTCTACCCACTCAAGTCCTGGAAAGGCCTGGACCTGCCCATCTTCCCTGATGATGACTCTCTGTTTGAGGAGAGTGTCTTGGAGACCCTTCTGCAGGACCTCACATCCTCTCCTCCCCTCTCACCGACATCCTCTTCCTCCTTTCACTCCAGTCCTCCCTCCTCCCCCTCTACTCCTGAGTGCTGGTGCCCACCCTTGCATTTTGACGGGGTTTCTGCTCTGAGTACCAGTCACTTCTGTAGCGTCCAATTGGCGCAATGTAACAATGAGGCCGGGCGAGGGGCTATGATGTCGTCAGTCAACACAGGCAACATGGCAGATGGGAAGGCGGCAGGCGAAGTTACCATGGAGACAGAGGCAGCATCATCGCCTCTGTTCACGGGCATACCAACATCTCCACCACTGCAACTGACTGCCTCCCCCACCTCCCCAGTTTTGTTGCCTGTCTCCTCACCTGTCAGCCCCGCATCGCCCGGCCTGCCCTGCGCCCAGTCCCTCCTCGAGGAGCTGGCCGCCCTGGAACCCATGTTTGGGGCAGGTGCCTCGATCGCCCCCGGCCTGGGGCAACAACCTGAGTTGTATCAACTCCAAAGTCATGCGCCGCAACAGTGCTTCCGCAAAG aTGGGAGTGGAAGTGATCCTCCGTTCTAA